The Candidatus Binatia bacterium DNA segment GAGCGGGTTGGCGCCGAACATCGAGGGATTTCACGAAAGCGCAACAATCGCCGCGCGGACGCGTCAATCCGCCAGGCGCGGATCAGACCGCCGCCATCTGGTTGCGGACCAGCACCGAGGGGGTGGCCACACTGGTCAACCAGAGTTGGTGGACGGCGCGCGTGGCACCGACGTGCAGAAGCCGGCGGGCAGCCGGAGTGTCCGGAAAATTCGCGCTGCTGAGCTCCACCAGGATGACGTAGTCGAACTCCAAACCCTTCACTTGTTCGATTTCGGTGACCTCGACGCCGGGGGCGAAGGTGAAATCCTGGCGTTCAACCCGGCGTAGACGCGGGACCTCGCTGTTCATCAAGCCACGATGGTAGAGGGCACTCAGCTCGCGCGAAGAAGTCAGCACCGCCACCGACGCCAGACGTTCCTTCCCCGAAAGTTCTTTGAGGGCATCCGCCAGGAATGCCACACAGGCCCCGTGATCAGTGAAGCGGAACAATTCCACCGGCGGCCCCGAGCGCGTCGTCATTGGCGGCGTGTCGTCTTCCCGCAAGTCGCCGAGGATGCCCACGGCAAACTCCGCAATCTCACGCGAGCAACGATAGCTGACCTCCAGCGTGTTCACTTCCGTCCCCTCGAGGCCCAGGTCACGGAAAAACGTGGCCCAGGAGGTGAAACCGGCGTCGTGCATGATGTGTTGCTGCGTATCGCCAGCCAGCGTCAGGCTGCGGTGCTCATCCAGGCAGCCGAGCAGAACCTGCACCTCCACCGGAGAGAAGTCTTGGACTTCATCGATGGCAATATGCTGGTAACGCAGCGGCTTGCCTGCACGCGACGGAAGCGGGCCGATGCGCAACTGCCAGGCTCGCAGCAGGAGCGCGTCGTCCTCCGCGTCGAGCTCCGCTTGCACCTCTTGGTCCCCCTCCATCCAGGCGACCACCTCCTCGTACCGCTCCCGGTTCCAGGTGGCGGCCCGGACGAGCTCTTCGGTCGTGAAGGCGTCGGGCGCCACCTGTGCAAACACCTCCTCCAGCAGCGCCGCCTGGCTCAAGAGGCTGGCCCAGTCATCGATCACTTGCTCCGGCTTGCGCCGGCCCTGCACCCGCCCCACCTGTTTCTCCAAAGCGACGAGCAAGCCCGGATGGAGCTTCAGGCGTTGCACCAGGGCGGGAGTGTCCTCGCGCGTCTGGCGCGGCAGCTTGGGAAACAGGCGTCTCGTCTGCTCGGCCGCCCACTCGTGAAAGGTGCGGACCTGGACTTGCTGCACACCCAGGGCGGGAAGCACGTGGCTGACGTAATCGCGCAGGGCCGGGGAGAAGACGACGACCAGGGTCTGCGCCGAGTCGATGCCCG contains these protein-coding regions:
- a CDS encoding UvrD-helicase domain-containing protein; translation: MPHAVVTDELTQLEQVTHALDAPPAVVPRSEESVVAGLARLREMMDERTKLEDQPALMDQWHRQSALLDQLRLARQAPQVDRDSPYFAHMRLREDGSLRDILLGKATWLQRGVRIVDWRNAPISKIFYRYQQGEAYEEEIAGRVISGDVVARRTVTIRDRTLQRIVAPEGIFSRDGQAPTGWQQTAIEVPRLAGGEGAALRAHPAGEGTHRRLGTDPHGTLRGADKHLPDIAGLIDPKQFELITRPSAGFVVIRGTAGSGKTTVALHRIAYLAYEDAGIDSAQTLVVVFSPALRDYVSHVLPALGVQQVQVRTFHEWAAEQTRRLFPKLPRQTREDTPALVQRLKLHPGLLVALEKQVGRVQGRRKPEQVIDDWASLLSQAALLEEVFAQVAPDAFTTEELVRAATWNRERYEEVVAWMEGDQEVQAELDAEDDALLLRAWQLRIGPLPSRAGKPLRYQHIAIDEVQDFSPVEVQVLLGCLDEHRSLTLAGDTQQHIMHDAGFTSWATFFRDLGLEGTEVNTLEVSYRCSREIAEFAVGILGDLREDDTPPMTTRSGPPVELFRFTDHGACVAFLADALKELSGKERLASVAVLTSSRELSALYHRGLMNSEVPRLRRVERQDFTFAPGVEVTEIEQVKGLEFDYVILVELSSANFPDTPAARRLLHVGATRAVHQLWLTSVATPSVLVRNQMAAV